CGACGGCGAGTTCCGACTAACTGCTACTGGATTATCTTTCATTCATCCATTTACAATGGAAAAAGTAACGATTGAACAATAAAAAAATGCCTGGAGAATTTTTTCTCCCAGGCATTTTTCATTTTTAAAAGTCTTCCGGGTTTGATCCAACACGCTCATTTAAGTTTAGTGTATTAATTTTTTCCATCTCTTCTTCAGTTAATACAAAATCAGCAACATTGATATTTTCATCAATCCGCTTCGGTGTGACCGATTTAGGTATAACGATTAAATCATTTTGTAAATGCCAACGAATAATTACTTGGGCAGACGTTTTTCCATATTTACTTCCTATGCTCTTGAGCAACCCATTAGCTAGCAATTCCCCGCCTCTTGCCAATGGCGACCAAGAAGTAACCGCAATATTATTTTCAGCACAAAATTGTCGTAAAGGTTCTTGTGACAATCTTGGATGAACTTCAACTTGATTGACCATCGGACGAATATTCGCTTTTGCAAAAACTTTTTCCAGATGGTGGATATGATGATTCGAAACACCCGTTGAACGGATTAGTTTTTCATCATATAACCGTTCAATCGCTTTATACGTCTCGACATAGCTTTCTTTGACTGGCCAATGCGTTAAATACAAATCCAAATAATCGAGTTCCAACCTTTCAAGTGAAGCTTCAAATGCACGCAATGTTTCATCGTATCCTTGATCTGTATTCCAAACTTTAGAGGTTATGAATAAATCTTCTCTTGGAATACCCGAATGGCGAATCGCTTCTCCAGTTTCTTTTTCATTTCCATAAACTGCTGCCGTATCAACTGCACGGTACCCTGTTTTCAGCGCATGCTGAATTGCTTCAACCGTTTCTTCGGGATTTTGCATCTTATAAACACCAAGTCCCATTCGCGGCATTTCGATCCCATTTGCGAGTAATTTCGTTTCCTTATATATACTCACTAAATATCCCTCCCCTTTATTTACACGCCCTTATTATACAAGCGAGAAATCTTTTTGACTATGAATTACATTTTCACTTGAAATTACGATAAAAAACGAATACTATTGATAACGGACTTAAAATCGTTCGTGTTTTGAAAGGAGAATTATTATGTTTCATTTAAAAGATCAACAAACAACTGCAAAAACTGAAATCCTTGCCGGTATGACAACTTTTCTAACCATGGCATATATAATCATAGTTAACCCGATAATACTCGCTGATGCAGGCGTCCCCTTCGACCAAGTGTTTCTCGCGACAATTATTGCGTCGGCAGTCGGTACACTCTGGATGGCACTGTTCGCCAATTACCCAATCGCGATTGCGCCTGGAATGGGTTTGAATGCTTATTTCACTTCTGTTGTCTTGGCTTCAGATGGAAAGTTAGATTACATGACTGCATTCTCCGCGGTTTTTATCGCCGGGATTTTATTCGTTATTTTATCATTGACACCTTTCAGGGAAAAACTGATTAAATCCATACCTGAAAACTTAAAGCACGGAATCACTGCTGGTATTGGACTATTCATTGCTTTTATTGGCTTAAAACTTTCGGGGATTGTCACTAGTCACGAATCAAACCTCGTTCAATTAGGAGACCTCACTTCTCCCCCAGTATTGTTGGCATTGTTTGGACTTCTGGTCACTGTCGTCCTCATGACATTGAATGTTTATGGGTCAATCTTTATTGGTATGATTCTGACAGGAGTTTTAGCAGTCTTTACGGGTCAACTAGCGTTCAAAAGCAGCTTGTGGCAAGTACCATCATTGCCCCAAGGCATTCTTGTTTGGAATCCCGCTACTGCATTAAACGATGTCATCTCTCACGGACTATACGGTGTCGTGTTCGCATTCTTAATTGTTACCCTGTTTGATACAACTGGAACAATGATTGGCGTGGCCAAGCAAGCTGGACTTATGAGAGGGAACACATTACCGCGTGCACGCCACGCCCTGCTCGCTGACTCTGTTGCATCATCTGTTGGCGCTATGTTCGGAACTAGTCCTACAACTGCTTACATAGAATCCTCATCGGGTGTAGCTGTAGGTGGCCGAACTGGGTTGACGACATTAACGGTCGGGATTTTATTTATGGTCGCAGCATTTTTCGGACCTTTGGTTAGTACTTTATCTGGCGTATCAGCAATTACCGCGCCTGCATTAATTATTGTCGGTAGCTTGATGATAGGCGTTGTGAAAGAAATTGACTGGGATTCGTTTGACGAAGCATTTCCCGCGTTTCTCATTATTTTAACAATGCCGCTCACATCGAGCATCGCCACTGGGATTGCACTCGGATTTATTTCTTATCCATTACTAAAAGTGGTGAAAGGTAAATGGAGAGAAGTTCCAGTCCTGTTATACATTTTTGCGGTACTCTTTTTGTATCAGTTACTATTTTTGCCACATTAATAACTTACTGGGGATTTGAATTTTCATTAATATAGGGTATACTTAAAGAAGAATAAACTGACTTAACAGGAGGTACATTCAATGGAAACTTTCTTTACATGGTTAGGCGAACAAATGAATCTAATTCTTGTTTTAGGTGTATGCTTTGCATTCCTATCTGCAATCCTTACTGGCGGATACGAGGACAAGCCTGGTACGAAACAAAAGTCTAAAAAAGGTCATCAGCCTACATGAACAAATGGGACTCGCCAAATTGGCGGTCCCATTTTTTTAATGTAAATTTGGAAATGATTGTTGACGCAATGCTTCATAAACTAAAATAGCTGCAGTGTTCGATAAATTTAGTGCGCGAATATGATCATTCATTGGAATGCGAAGACAGCGCTCCTCATTCTCTTTAATAATTTCATCAGGTAGACCCGTCGTTTCTTTGCCAAACACAAAGAATATATCCGTTGAAGTATCTGAGTAATCAAAGGATGTATACGGCTTTTTTCCAAACTTCGTAATGAAGTAAAATTGTGCCTCTGGATACTGATCAAACATCTCATAAATTCCATCATGGTAAGATACATCAACATGACTCCAGTAGTCTAGCCCCGCTCTTTTCAACATTTTATCTTCTGTTGAAAACCCAAGTGGTTTAATAAGATGAAGCTTAACTCCGGTTCCGGCGCAAGTTCTTGCAATGTTTCCCGTATTTGCCGGGATTGCTGGTTCAAATAATGCGACATGTATTGCCATTTCAGCACTTCCTTAACTCTGTGGATTTTTAATCTTTCTATTATCAATCGCTTTTTGCAACTCAGCAATTACTGATGGATCTTCTTCAGTTTCAAGTGCTTGGCAAATGCCCTCATAACTCTTCTCTGTTCCAATTTCCCCTAACGCCCAGGCAATCGTCCCCCGCATCATCGGTCGTTGATCATTTAACAACATCTCAATAAGCTCAGGCACTGATGACTCTTCTTTAAAGTGTGCCAATCCAATGATTGCATTTCGTTGAATTGGATTTTTACCGCGCCAAGAGCCTGAAACATGTCCAAATCGTTCTTTAAACTGACGATTTGATAAACGAAGGATTGGTTGTAAAAGTGGTTTTGCTAGTTCTGGATCAGGATGAAAAGCGCGTTGATGCAAGTTGTGTTTTTTTCGATTCTTAGGACAAACAGTTTGGCAAGTGTCACAGCCATACACACGATTTCCGATTTTATCACGGAACTCTTCCGGTATAGGCGTTTTCGTTTGTGTAAGAAAAGCAATACAACGCTGTGCATCAAGTTGCCCGCCTTGTATGAGCGCTCCTGTCGGACAAGCATCTAAACAAAGCGTACAATCCCCACACTCATCCTCCATCGGCTGATCCGGTGCGAACGGGATATTCGTAATCATTTCCCCAAGATAAACATAAGAACCAAACTCAGGTGTTATAATCGAACAATTTTTTGCAGACCAACCGATGCCCGCACGTTCAGCTACTGCCCTATCAGCTAGTTCACCCGTATCCACCATTGAACGGAGTCTTGCAGAAGGCGCATGTTGAAGGATAAACGCCTCCAGTAGCTTTAACCGCTCGCGCAGAACAATATGGTAATCTGTTCCCCATGAAGCACGACAAAAAATGCCACGGCGTTCCCCCTTTTTCCCTCTAGGCGAGTTTTCCATCCGGGATGGATAAGCGATGGCAATCGAAATGATGCTCTCCGCTTGGTCAAGGAGAAGCGCGGGTTCCGTCCGCTTATCCAAATCCTTTTCCTCAAAGCCCGATTGATAACCGAGTTCCTGTTGACGAACCAAACGATTTTTCAATTCACGGAACGGGGCGGCTGTCGTAAAACCAATTTTATCGATACCGATTGAATGGGCATAATTTATGACTTCTTGTTGTAATTCGAGTGTATTCATTTGAAAACACCTCCTCTATGGTAAAATTAACATATATTAAATAAAGGGTGATGACATTGAAGTTAAATTTAGATCCTGCAGTTTTGGAAATCGTACCTACCTTTAAATTGGGCCTTAACCATTATACCAAAGTTACCGTTGCAGAATCTCCTCAAATGCTAAAAGGTCGCTTACAATTATTTCAAGAACTTCTTTTTTTCGACCTTGACGACAAACCAGTGACCGATTTTCTCGGCATTAAGGAATGGCGCGAAGTCTGGAAATTATTCGGCGCAAATCCAAGTCGCCATCGCCATTCAACTGAAGCCCTTATGCGGCGCATTGCGAAGCAGAACTATTTGAGCCCGTTTCACTCCGCTGTGGATTTAAATAATTTCTTTTCATTACAATATCAAATTCCAGTCGGAATTTATGATGTAGATAAAATCAAAGGAAACGTCACGCTCACCGTTGGAACTAAAGAAAGTGGGTATGACGGATTGAATGGCCGTTTTAATTCTTTAGAGAAAATGCTAATCCTATCAGACGACGAAGGTCCCTTTGGAAGCCCTTATGTCGATTCTGCTCGCACTGCGGTGACAGAAGAAACGACCAATTCCCTGCACGCATTCTTCCTACGTCCATCCATGAATGAGGCTGAAGCACTCGAATTAACAACTGCTGCCGGCAATATGTTTACAGAAATTAGTGGTGGCGATGTTCAGTCCTATGTTTTACAAGAAGATCACCCAACGATTGTAATAAAAGAATAATTAACCGAGTAAGGAAAAATACCAATCCTAACTGTAAAATCAAAAAGACACAACCGAAGTTGTGTCTTTTTTGATTATTAACCATGGTTACTTTGGTCTATCAATTGAAAATATATCACCAATTGCTGCATAACTAGAGCCAGCTAAACGACTAATCGCATTTAAACCTCTCGGATCAATTCGTCCGTTTTCATAAATTTCTTCATCAATGTGAAAGCGAGTTACTTCCCCTATAAATAAATCACTACCAGGTCCATCTCCACCAAGAGGAATTGCTTGTACAAGTTTACATTCCATGCGAACCTTTGCTTCCTTCACGCCTGGAACAGAAATATCTTCACTTTGTACGAGTGTTAAATCAGCCAATTCAACTTCACTTTCTGTTGCAGGTAATGAAGCAGCCGTTTTGTTGATTTTCGCTACATTCTCATCATCCACAATATGCACAACAAATTGATCATTATCATAAATGTTTCGAGCAGTATCTTTTAGTTCGCCAGTAGGTCTTTGAATAGCTAGAGAAACCATTGGCGGGTTTGATGAAACAATGTTGAAATAGCTAAATGGTGCCCCGTTGACAATACCTTCCTTAGATTGGGTAGTCACAAAGGCAATAGGTCTTGGAATTATAGAACCGATGAGAAGTTTATAATTATCTCGCTCACTATTTTTTATTGGATCAATCGAAATCAATAGATTCAGCCCCTATATTGCTCAAATTTTATCAGTTTAGTTTCTTACAAATACTCTTTTTCAATTTCAAGTGTGCTACGCACTGTGTCAATCGGTCTCACTGCTGCCTCGATTTGTTCACGTTTCCCTTCAAGGAATGGCGGCAGTGATAAGATTTCCCCTACTGTTTCATAAGGTTCGTCTCCCATAAAGCCTGGACCATCTGTTGCCCATTCAAAAAGGATACCAGGTGCGACCCGTGCATATAAAGATTCGAAGAAGAACCGATCAACATATCCTGAAGTACCGAAACCAGCTGCTTCCATATGTTCAATCCATTCATATAATACTTTTGTATCTTCTACGCGGAAAGCTGCGTGATGCACTGTACCATATCCTTGTCTGCCAGGTGGCATGCTCACATTATCTTCTACAATTACTTGAGCACCATTTCCACCTTCACCGACTTCAAATAAATGGAACGATCCTTCACTTGCGATTTCACGCATTAACATGACTTCTTCCAATACCACTTTAAAATTGTCGAAATCTCCAATACGAATATGAATAGGTCCTAAACCTGTAATGGCAAACTCCAAAGGTACTGGACCATTCTGCCAAGGTGTACCTGACTCAATTCCTTTGTTAAATTCATCAGAAATCAACATATATTGTTGATCATCAAAGTCAACAAATGAAATAGTTTTCTTTCCGAAAACTTCTTCAATCCCATTATGTTTCACTTCGTACTTATCAAAACGCTTTATCCAGTAATCAAGTGCAGCATCTGTTGGCACACGGAAAGCAGTTTTATAAATCTCATTCGTTCCATGTGTTCCTTTTGGAATACCAGGGAAATCAAAGAAAGTCATATCCGTACCAGCAGAGCCTTTGTCATCCGCGAAGAATAAGTGATATGTTTGGATATCGTCCTGATTGACTGTTTTCTTGACGAGGCGCATTCCTAATACATATGTGAAAAATTCATAATTCTTTTCTGCACTACTTGTTATAGCTGTTACGTGGTGTATTCCTTTTAAGTGATTCATTATAATTCCTCCTAATATTTAATGTAAATAAATATACCTCGAATTCAAGTTACATTAGCTTAAAATTTTTTTATCAAAACTTAATTCTTTTAGACTCATTTTATGATTAACTGTTTCTTTTCTACCTTTAAGTTATCTTGAATCAATACATCTCGAATTCAAGGTAAATATAACATAGATTCATTTCATTTGTCAACACTTCAGTTTACTTTCTATTTCGAAGCGTTATCTTAAGCCTTTATATTCTGTTATGTAGCTATATGATGACCAATTGATGAATACTATATTAAGGTACCCATCTTTAACTTTCCCCAATTGAAGATAAATGATAAATAAACCTACTTCCCTCATATCTAGGATGTAGCTCCAAGTGAATATTAATAAAGTCTGATCCTTACCTAAATAAAGAATCAGACTCTATTTTATCTATATGCTTTCATCAATTATGTAATAGAAAATATACGAATTTACTTAATTAACACTTCCACACATCAGCATATTCTTTTTTCTTTTCAAATTCTAATTTGGCAAAAGGACATAAAGATATTATCTTTTTATTTCCTTCACGTGCTCTCGTATGATGAATAATAAAGAGATCATTATTAGGCTGAGTAAAAGTAATTTCGGCAGTTAATTGTTTCTCATCATTTTCTAAATAATATCGATTTTCATCCTTGAAACTAGTATATAACTGACTATTATCATAATACATTTTGTGAAAGCTAACATTTTTTTATGTAAGACCTTTTTTATTTTTCTCCATTTTCAATTCCACGAAGCTGTGAGCGGTATTTTACCACTTCAAATAATCAAAAGACTTTCTGCATGAAGCGAATGACTTCGTCAGCTTTAGCTTGATTGATGCCATCTTTAATTTCAAAAAAATATTCAGCCAGTTTGGGACTGAAGTAACTTCCCGGCGGATATGGGAGTGTA
The sequence above is drawn from the Sporosarcina sp. 6E9 genome and encodes:
- the queG gene encoding tRNA epoxyqueuosine(34) reductase QueG, whose product is MNTLELQQEVINYAHSIGIDKIGFTTAAPFRELKNRLVRQQELGYQSGFEEKDLDKRTEPALLLDQAESIISIAIAYPSRMENSPRGKKGERRGIFCRASWGTDYHIVLRERLKLLEAFILQHAPSARLRSMVDTGELADRAVAERAGIGWSAKNCSIITPEFGSYVYLGEMITNIPFAPDQPMEDECGDCTLCLDACPTGALIQGGQLDAQRCIAFLTQTKTPIPEEFRDKIGNRVYGCDTCQTVCPKNRKKHNLHQRAFHPDPELAKPLLQPILRLSNRQFKERFGHVSGSWRGKNPIQRNAIIGLAHFKEESSVPELIEMLLNDQRPMMRGTIAWALGEIGTEKSYEGICQALETEEDPSVIAELQKAIDNRKIKNPQS
- the trmL gene encoding tRNA (uridine(34)/cytosine(34)/5-carboxymethylaminomethyluridine(34)-2'-O)-methyltransferase TrmL, with product MAIHVALFEPAIPANTGNIARTCAGTGVKLHLIKPLGFSTEDKMLKRAGLDYWSHVDVSYHDGIYEMFDQYPEAQFYFITKFGKKPYTSFDYSDTSTDIFFVFGKETTGLPDEIIKENEERCLRIPMNDHIRALNLSNTAAILVYEALRQQSFPNLH
- a CDS encoding B3/4 domain-containing protein, with protein sequence MKLNLDPAVLEIVPTFKLGLNHYTKVTVAESPQMLKGRLQLFQELLFFDLDDKPVTDFLGIKEWREVWKLFGANPSRHRHSTEALMRRIAKQNYLSPFHSAVDLNNFFSLQYQIPVGIYDVDKIKGNVTLTVGTKESGYDGLNGRFNSLEKMLILSDDEGPFGSPYVDSARTAVTEETTNSLHAFFLRPSMNEAEALELTTAAGNMFTEISGGDVQSYVLQEDHPTIVIKE
- a CDS encoding flavin reductase family protein, which encodes MISIDPIKNSERDNYKLLIGSIIPRPIAFVTTQSKEGIVNGAPFSYFNIVSSNPPMVSLAIQRPTGELKDTARNIYDNDQFVVHIVDDENVAKINKTAASLPATESEVELADLTLVQSEDISVPGVKEAKVRMECKLVQAIPLGGDGPGSDLFIGEVTRFHIDEEIYENGRIDPRGLNAISRLAGSSYAAIGDIFSIDRPK
- a CDS encoding ring-cleaving dioxygenase, which gives rise to MNHLKGIHHVTAITSSAEKNYEFFTYVLGMRLVKKTVNQDDIQTYHLFFADDKGSAGTDMTFFDFPGIPKGTHGTNEIYKTAFRVPTDAALDYWIKRFDKYEVKHNGIEEVFGKKTISFVDFDDQQYMLISDEFNKGIESGTPWQNGPVPLEFAITGLGPIHIRIGDFDNFKVVLEEVMLMREIASEGSFHLFEVGEGGNGAQVIVEDNVSMPPGRQGYGTVHHAAFRVEDTKVLYEWIEHMEAAGFGTSGYVDRFFFESLYARVAPGILFEWATDGPGFMGDEPYETVGEILSLPPFLEGKREQIEAAVRPIDTVRSTLEIEKEYL
- a CDS encoding NCS2 family permease; the protein is MFHLKDQQTTAKTEILAGMTTFLTMAYIIIVNPIILADAGVPFDQVFLATIIASAVGTLWMALFANYPIAIAPGMGLNAYFTSVVLASDGKLDYMTAFSAVFIAGILFVILSLTPFREKLIKSIPENLKHGITAGIGLFIAFIGLKLSGIVTSHESNLVQLGDLTSPPVLLALFGLLVTVVLMTLNVYGSIFIGMILTGVLAVFTGQLAFKSSLWQVPSLPQGILVWNPATALNDVISHGLYGVVFAFLIVTLFDTTGTMIGVAKQAGLMRGNTLPRARHALLADSVASSVGAMFGTSPTTAYIESSSGVAVGGRTGLTTLTVGILFMVAAFFGPLVSTLSGVSAITAPALIIVGSLMIGVVKEIDWDSFDEAFPAFLIILTMPLTSSIATGIALGFISYPLLKVVKGKWREVPVLLYIFAVLFLYQLLFLPH
- a CDS encoding aldo/keto reductase, with product MPRMGLGVYKMQNPEETVEAIQHALKTGYRAVDTAAVYGNEKETGEAIRHSGIPREDLFITSKVWNTDQGYDETLRAFEASLERLELDYLDLYLTHWPVKESYVETYKAIERLYDEKLIRSTGVSNHHIHHLEKVFAKANIRPMVNQVEVHPRLSQEPLRQFCAENNIAVTSWSPLARGGELLANGLLKSIGSKYGKTSAQVIIRWHLQNDLIVIPKSVTPKRIDENINVADFVLTEEEMEKINTLNLNERVGSNPEDF
- a CDS encoding GNAT family N-acetyltransferase, which codes for MYYDNSQLYTSFKDENRYYLENDEKQLTAEITFTQPNNDLFIIHHTRAREGNKKIISLCPFAKLEFEKKKEYADVWKC